A window of Variovorax paradoxus genomic DNA:
GACGATCACATGCACCTCGTCGTCGGCTTCTGCCCACTCGACCGCGCGGCGTATCTCCGACGGCGTGGTCTCGCCGATGGCGTTGAGCTTCTCCGGGCGGTTCAGCACCAGGCGCGCGATGCGCGGGTGTTGCGGGTCCTTCTCGATCAGGACAGTGTCGAAAACTGGCATGGTCTCTTGTCTCCTGTGTTTGGGAACGGGTCGCGCCACGCTTGTAGCATCGCCCCCCCGACACAGGCAAACAGCCGCTCAGGCCCCTGCCGCGCTCCCCGCACTGCCCAGTTGGAAGCGGAACACCGCGCCCTTTTCGGGCTGCTGCACCAGGCGAATGTCGCTGCCATGCAGTTGCAGGATGCGCTTGACGATCACCAAACCCAGGCCGCCGCTGCTCGCGCTGTCGGTGCGCGAGCCGCTCATGAACACCGGTCGCATGAAAAGCGACTTCTGCAGCTCGCCCGGAATGCCCGGCCCGGTGTCGCTCACCTGCACCGTCACGCCGGCGTTCTCGGGACGAAGCTGCACCACGATCTCACCGCCCGCCGGGGTGTGGCGGATGGCGTTGTCGAGCAGGTTGGTCAGCACGCGCTCGATCATTCCCAGGTCGGCCGACACCACCGGCAGGCCCGGCGCGATGTCGGGCTTCAGGCGCTGGTGGCGCGCCTCGGCGGCCAGCTCGAACTTCTGGAACACGTCCTGCACCAGGTCGGCGAGCGCGAAGTTTTCCTTCTCGGGCTTGACCACGCCGTATTCGAGCCGCGCCAGCTCGAAAACTTCCTGTGCGAGGCGGCCCACCTTGCGGCTCTGGCCGAGCGCGATCTCCAGATAGCGCCGACGCTCTTCCTCGCTGAGCGAGCCGGCCTTGAGCAGCAGGGTTTCGAGGTAGCCGTGCAGCGAGGTGAGCGGCGTGCGCAGGTCGTGCGAGATGTTGGCGAACAGCTCGCGGCGCTGCTGGTCTTGCAATGTGAGTTCACGCCATTGCTCGGCGATGCGCCGCGTCATCTGCGTGAAGGCCTGGCCCAGTTGCGCGATCTCGTCGGTGCCGCGAGACAGGCGCTCCAGCGTGGGCGTCTCGCTCTCCAGGGAGGCGATGCCCTCGGTCTCGAAGCGCTTCACCGCCGCCGTCAACTCGCGCAGCGGCCGGGTGATGAGACGAAAGGCCGCAAGACCCGCGAGCAGGCCGAGCAGCGCCACCAGCCCCATCGACCACAGCGTGGTGCGCAGCACGTTGTCGGTGGCCACGTTGGCGACCAGCGCATCGTGGTCCTCGCCCTGGAGCACCACGTAGACGTACCCCACGTCGCGCCCGTCCATGCGCAGCGGCGCGGCGCTGAACACCTTGGACGCCGTGAGGCTGCGCGGATCGTCCCCGCCGATGGGCAGCGGCGCGCCCGACAGCAGCTTGCGGATCGGCTCCAGCCCGACCGTGTCGCGCTTCAAGTGTCCCTCTGGCGCGGCCTGCGCCTTGATGCGGCCGTCCAGCCCCAGCAGGTAGACCTCCACGCTCGGGTTGACGGCCATCAGCTTGTCGAACAGGTCTTTCACCGCCGGCTGATTCAGGCCGTCGGGGTTCATGAGTTCGGAGTTCTCGGCGATATGCGCCGCGAGCCCGATCGACAGCCGCTGCACCACTTCCTGCTCGTGGATGCCGTTGGAGCGCATCTGCAGCCACGCCGATGCGCCGCAGCACACCAGCAGCAGCACCGCGAACACGGCCGAAAGCCGCCGCGAGAGCGAACTCCAGAACATCACGCCGAGTCCTCCCCGTTCGCCGTGGCCGACAGCTTGTAGCCCCGCCCCCACACGGTGAGGATGCGCCTGGGCTGCGCCGGATCGGCCTCGACCTTGATGCGCAGCCGGTTGATGTGGGTGTTGACGGTGTGCTCGTAGCCGTCGTGCTGGTAGCCCCAGACCTGGTTGAGCAGGTCGAGCCGCGAGAACACCTTGCCGGGGTTGCGGGCGAAGAAGTACAGCAGATCGAATTCGCGCGGCGTGAGCTCGATGAGCTTGCCGTCCACCCGCACCTCGCGCGCCAGCGGCTCGATGTCGAGGTTGCCCAGCGCCAGGCTGCCCGACTCCATGCGGGCATTGCGGGCCAGCGCATCGGTGCGCCGCAGCAGCGCCTTCACCCGCGCCACCAGCTCCAGCACCGAGAAGGGCTTGGCCAGGTAGTCGTCGGCGCCCAGCTCCAGCCCCAGGATGCGGTGCACCTCGCTGGAACGGGCGCTGATGATGATGATCGGCGTGTAGCGTGTCATGGCGCGGGCACGGCGGCAGATCTCCAGGCCGTCGACGCCGGGCAGCATCAGGTCGAGCACCAGCGCGTCCCAGTTGCCGCGCTCCAGCTCGCGCAGGCCGGCATGGCCGTCGGCCGCATGCTCGACCGCATAGCCTTCGTCGCGCAAGTGCATGCGCAGAAGTTCGGCAATGTGGGCGTCGTCCTCGACGATCAGCACTCGCTTGGCTGTGTCCATGGGGTGGCATTGTCCCGCGATACGGGCTTTGGAGTTATCACGATTAATTGAAGTTTGCGTGATGAATCGGCCATGGGGTGCGCCCAACAATCCGCCCCATGAACAGCACAGCCATCGCCCCTCTTGCCGCCGAGGCCCCCAACGCGCCTGATGCCGATCCCCGCCCCATCCACCCGCTGTGGATGCGCATCACGCACTGGCTCAATGCGCTGGCGGTGCTGGTGCTGGTGACGAGCGGTTGGCGCATCTACGACGCGTCGCCGTTCTTCCCGTTCACCATTCCCACGGTGGTCACGCTCGGCGGCTGGCTGGGCGGCGCGCTGCAGTGGCACTTTGCCGCGATGTGGCTGCTGGTGTTCAACGGCCTGCTGTACCTGGTGCTGAACATCGCCAGCGGCCGGCTGGCCACCAAGTTCTTTCCGGTCACGCCGCGCGGCGTGCTGCATGACGCGCTGGCGGCGCTCAAGGGCAAGCTCTCGCATGCCGATCCGCGCCACTACAACAGCGTGCAGAAGCTGGCCTACCTGTTCGTGATGCTCGACCTGATCGTGATCGTGCTGTCGGGCCTGGTGCTGTGGAAGTCGGTGCAGTTCGCGGTGCTGCGCGACCTGCTGGGCGGCTACGAGTTCGCGCGCCGCATCCATTTCTTCGCGATGGCGGCCATCGTGGCCTTCGTCGTCGTGCACCTGGTGATGGTGGCCCTGGTGCCCCGCACCCTTCTCACCATGCTCCGCGGCCGCGCACCCAAGGCCTGACCCAATCATGAAAATCTTCAAGGCCCCCACCCTGAGCGGCATCGACGGCGACGCCGTGCTGCGCGAAGCCCGCACGCTGATCGAAAAGAAGCTCGACCAGCCCTCGCGCCGCCTCTTCATGCAACGCTCGCTGACGCTGGGCGGCCTGTCTCTGCTCACGGGCTGCAGCATCAGCGACAACGCGCAGGTCGACGCCGCGCTGACGAAGATCTCGCGCTTCAACGACAAGGTGCAGGGCCTGATCTTCAGCCCCACGCAGCTCGCGCCGACCTACACCGAGGCAGAGATCACCCGTCCCTTCCCGTTCAACGCCTACTACGGCGAAGACGAAGTGCGCGAGGTCGACGAAGCCGGCTACAAGCTGGAAGTGACCGGCATGGTCGCCGACAAGCATGCCTGGACGCTGGCCGAGCTGCGCGCCATGCCGCAGGAAGACCAGATTACCCGGCACATCTGCGTGGAGGGCTGGAGCGCCATCGGCCGCTGGGGCGGCGTGCGCTTTGCCGACTTCCTGCGCCGCATCGGCGCCGACACCACCGCCAAGTACGTGGGCTTCAAGTGCGCCGACGACTACTACACCAGCATCGACATGCCCACCGCGCTGCATCCGCAGACGCTGTTGACGCTGACCTACGACGGCCAGCCGCTGCCGCCCAAGTACGGCTTCCCCATGAAGCTGCGCATGCCGACCAAGCTTGGCTACAAGAACCCGAAGCACATCAAGGCGATGTTCGTCACCAACACCTATTCCGGTGGCTACTGGGAAGACCAGGGCTACAACTGGTTCGGAGGGAGCTGAGGGGCTGCCACAGCCGCTCGACTGCCGATGAAAGCGCGAGGCCGTGTTCCCTGGGACCGGGCCGATCTTTTTTGAAAAATGACACCTCAACTGGAAGATTCCAAATGAACAAGCTCACCGCAACCCTGCTCGCCACCTGCATCGCCTTCGCCGGCGCCTCGGCCTTTGCCGCCGACGAAATGTCGAAGGACGGCATGGCCAAGGACTCGATGTCCAAGGACGGCATGAAGAAAGACTCGATGGCGAAGGACTCCATGTCGAAAGACGCCATGAAGAAGGATTCGATGTCGAAGGACAGCATGTCCAAGGACGCCATGAAGAAGGACTCGATGTCGAAAGACAGCATGTCCAAGGACTCGATGTCCAAGTAAGCACCGGGCGCGAACCGCCCGATCCGCCCCGCCATTGACGAAAGGCGGGTTGGGCGTCAATGTCGCGCCATTCAACAGAGGAGCCTCCTGAAAGGAAAGCCAATGAGATCCTTCGCACTGACCGCGGGCACCCTGGCCGCCGCAGCCCTCGTCTGGTATGCCGTGCCCTCGTCCGCCGAGACCTCGCGCCG
This region includes:
- a CDS encoding sensor histidine kinase; protein product: MFWSSLSRRLSAVFAVLLLVCCGASAWLQMRSNGIHEQEVVQRLSIGLAAHIAENSELMNPDGLNQPAVKDLFDKLMAVNPSVEVYLLGLDGRIKAQAAPEGHLKRDTVGLEPIRKLLSGAPLPIGGDDPRSLTASKVFSAAPLRMDGRDVGYVYVVLQGEDHDALVANVATDNVLRTTLWSMGLVALLGLLAGLAAFRLITRPLRELTAAVKRFETEGIASLESETPTLERLSRGTDEIAQLGQAFTQMTRRIAEQWRELTLQDQQRRELFANISHDLRTPLTSLHGYLETLLLKAGSLSEEERRRYLEIALGQSRKVGRLAQEVFELARLEYGVVKPEKENFALADLVQDVFQKFELAAEARHQRLKPDIAPGLPVVSADLGMIERVLTNLLDNAIRHTPAGGEIVVQLRPENAGVTVQVSDTGPGIPGELQKSLFMRPVFMSGSRTDSASSGGLGLVIVKRILQLHGSDIRLVQQPEKGAVFRFQLGSAGSAAGA
- a CDS encoding response regulator transcription factor → MDTAKRVLIVEDDAHIAELLRMHLRDEGYAVEHAADGHAGLRELERGNWDALVLDLMLPGVDGLEICRRARAMTRYTPIIIISARSSEVHRILGLELGADDYLAKPFSVLELVARVKALLRRTDALARNARMESGSLALGNLDIEPLAREVRVDGKLIELTPREFDLLYFFARNPGKVFSRLDLLNQVWGYQHDGYEHTVNTHINRLRIKVEADPAQPRRILTVWGRGYKLSATANGEDSA
- a CDS encoding cytochrome b/b6 domain-containing protein, encoding MNSTAIAPLAAEAPNAPDADPRPIHPLWMRITHWLNALAVLVLVTSGWRIYDASPFFPFTIPTVVTLGGWLGGALQWHFAAMWLLVFNGLLYLVLNIASGRLATKFFPVTPRGVLHDALAALKGKLSHADPRHYNSVQKLAYLFVMLDLIVIVLSGLVLWKSVQFAVLRDLLGGYEFARRIHFFAMAAIVAFVVVHLVMVALVPRTLLTMLRGRAPKA
- a CDS encoding molybdopterin-dependent oxidoreductase, coding for MKIFKAPTLSGIDGDAVLREARTLIEKKLDQPSRRLFMQRSLTLGGLSLLTGCSISDNAQVDAALTKISRFNDKVQGLIFSPTQLAPTYTEAEITRPFPFNAYYGEDEVREVDEAGYKLEVTGMVADKHAWTLAELRAMPQEDQITRHICVEGWSAIGRWGGVRFADFLRRIGADTTAKYVGFKCADDYYTSIDMPTALHPQTLLTLTYDGQPLPPKYGFPMKLRMPTKLGYKNPKHIKAMFVTNTYSGGYWEDQGYNWFGGS
- a CDS encoding pentapeptide MXKDX repeat protein; translated protein: MNKLTATLLATCIAFAGASAFAADEMSKDGMAKDSMSKDGMKKDSMAKDSMSKDAMKKDSMSKDSMSKDAMKKDSMSKDSMSKDSMSK